In one window of Aphidius gifuensis isolate YNYX2018 linkage group LG4, ASM1490517v1, whole genome shotgun sequence DNA:
- the LOC122855874 gene encoding probable tubulin polyglutamylase ttll-15 translates to MTKSESESENSTPISKPKTKVLFKIIIIPILLSIICYYSLIYHKKYLENHVNIKLNESKPVYWLFSKSKSENHLKHVVIVLDRLGLHRGTDKSDWNILWSHEHPFSQLSTNFRGLKSHQRVNHIPGFGFITNKVDLSKTESPYIPASYKIPDDNELLLKIAKENPNKLFVQKSNNHRNIEIKNIENIDFKNDKSFVQEYIDKPYLIDGFKFDIGVYTVVTSIDPLRIYTYKGDVLFRFCPHEYHPFDQNDIDKYVVGDDYLPIWNVPSLKKYYVDYGFSMKETFDAYAKTKGQNPDKIWNNVYQAITSIVLDKEKKIAEFYNNYPSKRNFFEMVRFDFILDEDLNVFVMEANMSPNLSSAHYPPNRLLYEQVLFNLFALIGIGQRIDPIYRKPRNWKEREIEVADKNIAVLPDVCLKCDDCFRVECQICKPCFTDEMRQILGQCYTEHQNKMDYKRIFPPKITNDMVLKDYSMKNQLLLRWYQGKCEADSSWCD, encoded by the exons ATGACAAAA tcaGAAAGTGAATCTGAAAATTCAACTCCAATATCAAAACCAAAAACCAAAgtactatttaaaataattatcattccaATTTTACTATCAATTATTTGTTACTATTCACtgatttatcacaaaaaatatttagaaaatcatgtaaatataaaattgaacgAGAGTAAACCAGTCTACTGGTTGTTCTCAAAATCAAAAAGTGAAAATCACCTAAAACACGTTGTCATTGTCCTGGACAGACTGGGTCTTCATCGTGGAACTGATAAATCAGACTGGAATATTCTCTGGTCACATGAGCATCCATTTAGTCAACTATCAACAAATTTTCGTGGTCTAAAAAGTCATCAACGAGTCAATCACATACCAGGTTTTGGATTCATCACAAATAaagttgatttatcaaaaacagaAAGTCCATATATTCCAGCATCATACAAAATTCCAGAtgacaatgaattattattaaaaatagccAAAGAaaatccaaataaattatttgtacaaaaatcaaataatcatcgtaatattgaaattaaaaatatagaaaatattgattttaaaaatgacaaatcaTTTGTACaagaatatattgataaaccatatttaattgatggttttaaatttgatattggtGTTTATACTGTTGTAACATCAATTGATCCACTTCGTATTTATACATACAAAGGTGAtgttttatttcgtttttgtCCACATGAATATCATCCATTTGATCAAAATGACATTGATAAATATGTTGTTGGTGATGATTATTTACCAATATGGAATGTaccatcattaaaaaaatattatgttgatTATGGTTTTTCAATGAAAGAAACATTTGATGCTTATGCTAAAACAAAAGGACAAAATCCTGATAAAATATGGAATAATGTTTATCAAGCAATAACATCAATTGttcttgataaagaaaaaaaaattgctgaattttataataattatccaagtaaaagaaatttttttgaaatggttAGATTTGATTTTATACTTGATGAAGATCTTAATGTTTTTGTTATGGAAGCAAACATGTCACCAAATTTATCATCAGCTCATTATCCACCAAATCGTTTGTTGTATGaacaagtattatttaatCTATTTGCACTTATTGGTATTGGACAAAGAATTGATCCTATCTATAGAAAACCTCG taaCTGGAAAGAACGTGAGATAGAAGttgctgataaaaatatagctgTTCTTCCAGATGTTTGTTTAAAATGTGATGATTGCTTTAGAGTTGAATGTCAAATTTGTAAACCTTGTTTTACCGATGAAATGAGACAAATACTTGGACAATGTTATACTGagcatcaaaataaaatggatTACAAAAGAATATTTCCACCAAAAATT acaAATGATATGGTACTTAAGgattattcaatgaaaaatcaattgttaCTACGTTGGTATCAAGGAAAATGTGAAGCTGATTCATCTTGGTGtgattaa
- the LOC122855876 gene encoding tRNA-specific adenosine deaminase 2 produces the protein MADNERIKWMNIALSKAEESFKAGEVPVGCIFIYKNEIIASGNNTVNETKNATRHAEIICIDEVINYCQINKLDYQQVFNDIDVVVTVEPCIMCAAALHQLQVNSIIYGCQNDRFGGCGSVLEVSGIYQSSVKIISDVKGDEAMSLLKNFYKGDNPNVPVDKIKKGRKKKD, from the coding sequence ATGGCTGAtaatgaaagaataaaatgGATGAATATTGCATTATCAAAAGCTGAAGAATCATTTAAAGCTGGTGAAGTACCAGTtggttgtatatttatttataaaaatgaaataattgcaTCTGGTAATAACACAGTTAATGAAACTAAAAATGCAACTCGTCATGCTGAAATAATTTGCATTGAtgaagttataaattattgtcaaataaataaacttgattatcaacaagtttttaatgatattgatgttgttgttactGTTGAACCATGTATAATGTGTGCTGCAGCACTTCATCAGCTACAAGTTAACAGTATCATTTATGGTTGTCAGAATGATCGTTTTGGTGGATGTGGAAGTGTCCTTGAAGTGTCTGGTATTTATCAATCTagtgttaaaataattagtgATGTCAAGGGTGATGAAGCAATGAGtttactcaaaaatttttacaaaggaGATAATCCAAATGTACCAgttgacaaaattaaaaaaggtcgaaaaaaaaaggattga
- the LOC122855877 gene encoding uncharacterized protein LOC122855877 yields MAGLLIKNIAQQLNTMVTEESESLCHPEKSNNNNSNPTSFIDILRQLVRDDIGSSSDAIDNTRIQVPAIKKSTNRWAESMAKCKLELVFLQCTVWLKHLAGASNYIPSDELMKIIEGLDDEKLSKINNDTLDSDIVPGTPQLSKKKINNTKTTTMTTPQRTWPGKIDKPLGFHDGKTSLIPSSEDGCSQQSADLFDSQSLPDNQISYYDSGMHSMLGQKTNCQSSVDKINEQTGPPVKKKKKNESLFVSSAVLSSFLANHPFNNIGLQVVRVLLCALERKDTFKYSRYHYEEIKEAVDAIINFINCIEKEEDIYYGYVSFCVPVAVDSIEKICFDYDNEDYDDDIEEMERLILMKIILELCNIKSICERTISMIISKIHSLEKLYTGENKLAPSGIDYKIMGLGFCVDLVMNKYLEMFLKNYTETKIDWKRKFNQSKTSENFIITIVEEFKLIYKTNRLIFPQFGFLIKDIWKRLVEKIQPSD; encoded by the exons atggcaggtttgttgataaaaaatattgctcaACAACTCAATACAATGGTAACAGAAGAATCAGAATCTCTATGTCATCCTgaaaaatcaaacaacaataaca gTAATCCTACGTCATTTATTGATATTCTACGTCAATTAGTTCGAGATGATATTGGTTCATCATCAGATGCAATTGATAACACACGAATTCAAGTACCagctattaaaaaatcaacaaatcgTTGGGCTGAGTCAATGGCTAAATGTAAGCTAGAATTAGTATTTTTACAATGCACTGTTTGGTTGAAACATCTTGCTGGAGCATCAAATTACATACCATCTGATGagctaatgaaaattattgaaggacttgatgatgaaaaattatcaaagataaataatgatacactTGACAGTGACATTGTTCCAGGAACACCAcaattatcaaagaaaaaaattaataatacaaaaacgACAACAATGACAACACCACAAAGAACATGGCctggaaaaattgataaaccaTTGGGTTTTCATGATGGTAAAACAAGTTTAATACCATCATCTGAAGATGGTTGTAGTCAACAAAGTGCTGATTTATTTGATTCCCAATCATTACCAGATAATCAAATTAGTTATTATGACAGTGGTATGCATTCAATGCTTGGTCAAAAGACCAATTGTCAATCAAGTGttgataaaatcaatgaacaaaCTGGTCcaccagttaaaaaaaaaaagaaaaatgaatcaTTGTTTGTTTCATCAGCTGTGTTGTCATCATTTTTGGCTAATCAtccatttaataatattggcTTGCAAGTTGTACGTGTATTACTATGTGCACTTGAAAGAAAagatacatttaaatattcacgTTATCATTatgaagaaattaaagaaGCTGTTGAtgctattattaattttataaattgtattgaaaaagaagaagatatTTATTATGGATATGTTAGCTTTTGTGTTCCTGTTGCTGTTGAtagtatagaaaaaatttgtttcgATTATGACAATGAGGATTATGATGATGACATTgag GAAATGGAACgattaatattgatgaaaattattctTGAGCTTTGTAACATCAAGTCCATTTGTGAAAGAACAATAAGCATGATAATTAGCAAAATTCATAgcttagaaaaattatatactggtgaaaataaattagcaCCATCAggaattgattataaaataatgggTCTTGGTTTTTGTGTTGATTTagtgatgaataaatatttggaaatgtttttaaaaaattatactgaaacaaaaattgattggaaaagaaaatttaatcaatcaaaaacaagtgaaaattttattataacaattgttgaagaatttaaattaatttataaaacaaatagattaatttttccgCAATTTGGATTTTTA
- the LOC122855875 gene encoding single-strand selective monofunctional uracil DNA glycosylase isoform X1, protein MSDVLREKRAKFADEHLPLDLSNKPRPSTSLTPIFSIKKIIIIDTKNIIKEKEKNNTVNTSIITVSNNFSDIPNNLLNIELNLSINLDKLNYNNPIDYIYCPIIYAKTVHFNYLNKYCRDKKNIMILGMNPGPWGMSQTGVPFGEINIVIDWLKINGHIDKPKRQHEQRQVDGFSCKRSEISGRKFWSLFKKLSNNPDTFFRHCFLRNYCPIALMDSQGRNITPAEIKGPEQKKLQEFCDQALIEVIKILDVKVIIGVGRFSEQRAKKVVKTAKLSTKVLWMIHPSPRATIGKNWQNLTLDFLKKENLIEYFIDDNSTTDFEVF, encoded by the exons atgtctgATGTTTTGAGAGAAAAAAGAGCAAAATTTGCTGATGAACATCTTCCCCTGGATCTCAGTAATAAACCAAGACCATCAACATCATTGACaccaatattttcaataaaaaaaatcatcattattgatacaaaaaatattataaaagaaaaagaaaaaaataacactgtTAATACAAGCATAATAACagtgtcaaataatttttctgacATACCAAATAATCttctaaatattgaattaaatttaagtattaatttagataaattaaattataataatccaattgattatatatattgtccaATAATATATGCTAAAACagtacattttaattatctcaataaatattgtagagataaaaaaaatataatgattctTGGTATGAATCCTGGACCATGGGGTATGTCACAAACTGGTGTACCATTTggtgaaataaatattgttattgattgGTTAAAGATTAATGGACATATTGATAAACCAAAAAGACAACATGAACAACGTCAAGTTGATGGTTTTTCATGTAAACGTAGTGAAATAAGTGGTCGTAAATTTTGgtcgttatttaaaaaattatcaaataatccaGATACATTTTTTCGTCATTGTTTTTTACGTAATTATTGTCCAATTGCACTTATGGATAGTCAAGGACGTAACATCACTCCTGCTGAAATTAag GGTCCAGAGCAAAAAAAACTACAAGAATTTTGTGATCAAGCTTTGATagaagttattaaaattcttgATGTCAAGGTAATCATTGGTGTTGGAAGATTTTCCGAGCAAAGAGCTAAGAAAGTTGTTAAAACAGCAAAACTTTCAACAAAA GTTTTATGGATGATCCATCCAAGTCCTCGTGCaacaattggaaaaaattgGCAAAATTTAACACtagattttttgaaaaaagaaaatttaattgaatattttattgatgataattcaacAACTGATTTTgaagtattttaa
- the LOC122855875 gene encoding single-strand selective monofunctional uracil DNA glycosylase isoform X2, whose amino-acid sequence MSDVLREKRAKFADEHLPLDLSNKPRPSTSLTPIFSIKKIIIIDTKNIIKEKEKNNTVNTSIITVSNNFSDIPNNLLNIELNLSINLDKLNYNNPIDYIYCPIIYAKTVHFNYLNKYCRDKKNIMILGMNPGPWGMSQTGVPFGEINIVIDWLKINGHIDKPKRQHEQRQVDGFSCKRSEISGRKFWSLFKKLSNNPDTFFRHCFLRNYCPIALMDSQGRNITPAEIKGPEQKKLQEFCDQALIEVIKILDVKVLWMIHPSPRATIGKNWQNLTLDFLKKENLIEYFIDDNSTTDFEVF is encoded by the exons atgtctgATGTTTTGAGAGAAAAAAGAGCAAAATTTGCTGATGAACATCTTCCCCTGGATCTCAGTAATAAACCAAGACCATCAACATCATTGACaccaatattttcaataaaaaaaatcatcattattgatacaaaaaatattataaaagaaaaagaaaaaaataacactgtTAATACAAGCATAATAACagtgtcaaataatttttctgacATACCAAATAATCttctaaatattgaattaaatttaagtattaatttagataaattaaattataataatccaattgattatatatattgtccaATAATATATGCTAAAACagtacattttaattatctcaataaatattgtagagataaaaaaaatataatgattctTGGTATGAATCCTGGACCATGGGGTATGTCACAAACTGGTGTACCATTTggtgaaataaatattgttattgattgGTTAAAGATTAATGGACATATTGATAAACCAAAAAGACAACATGAACAACGTCAAGTTGATGGTTTTTCATGTAAACGTAGTGAAATAAGTGGTCGTAAATTTTGgtcgttatttaaaaaattatcaaataatccaGATACATTTTTTCGTCATTGTTTTTTACGTAATTATTGTCCAATTGCACTTATGGATAGTCAAGGACGTAACATCACTCCTGCTGAAATTAag GGTCCAGAGCAAAAAAAACTACAAGAATTTTGTGATCAAGCTTTGATagaagttattaaaattcttgATGTCAAG GTTTTATGGATGATCCATCCAAGTCCTCGTGCaacaattggaaaaaattgGCAAAATTTAACACtagattttttgaaaaaagaaaatttaattgaatattttattgatgataattcaacAACTGATTTTgaagtattttaa
- the LOC122855873 gene encoding 40S ribosomal protein S29, with protein MGFENIWYSHPRKYGQGSRSCRSCANKHGIIRKYGLNICRQCFREYATDIGFKKLD; from the exons ATGGGTTTCGAAAATATTTGGTACAGCCATCCCCGCAAATACGGCCAAGGATCAAGATCCTg CCGTTCATGTGCAAACAAACATGGTATCATTCGTAAATATGGCTTGAACATTTGTCGTCAGTGCTTCAGAGAATATGCCACTGACATTGGCTTCAAAAAG ctggattaa